One region of Vigna angularis cultivar LongXiaoDou No.4 chromosome 10, ASM1680809v1, whole genome shotgun sequence genomic DNA includes:
- the LOC128194220 gene encoding uncharacterized protein LOC128194220 — translation MYFEKRLCGVVKRFHFSPLYSHHILTDYRKRPQNRHVFTLHNYNTYLRSDHFGLEELPTADFLFLPFVHDDHWWCYSVKLRSMEIFVIDSLGKGIRDRKRIDTAVAENMARFFCILMNIPEGSIAPLTVKQANIPSQPNLHDCGVIMLKAMEIWDGDEKYNGKSMPEYTTEELLGIRKKYVCDWILDNENTSRMEALHLYGIV, via the exons ATGTACTTTGAGAAAAGGTTGTGCGGTGTTGTTAAGAGGTTTCATTTTAGTCCGTTATActcg CACCATATTCTTACAGATTATAGGAAACGTCCACAGAATCGCCATGTATTCACGCTTCATAACTATAACACTTATTTGCGTTCCGATCATTTTGGACTTGAAGAATTACCCACGGCGGACTTT ttgTTTCTGCCATTTGTCCACGATGATCATTGGTGGTGTTATTCAGTGAAGTTGAGGTCAATGGAGATTTTTGTGATTGATTCATTGGGGAAGGGGATCAGAGACCGCAAAAGGATAGACACAGCCGTT GCTGAAAATATGGCACGGTTTTTTTGCATCCTGATGAATATACCGGAAGGTAGTATTGCTCCTTTGACAGTTAAACAAGCAAATATCCCATCccaaccaaactt ACATGATTGTGGAGTAATAATGTTGAAAGCAATGGAAATCTGGGATGGAGATGAAAAATACAACGGGAAAAGCATGCCTGAATATACAACT GAGGAGCTGCTTGGGATTAGAAAGAAATATGTGTGTGACTGGATCCTGGACAACGAGAACACTAGCAGAATGGAAGCCCTACATCTATACGGCATTGTCTAG